One window from the genome of Epinephelus fuscoguttatus linkage group LG3, E.fuscoguttatus.final_Chr_v1 encodes:
- the ppp2r2ca gene encoding protein phosphatase 2, regulatory subunit B, gamma a, which yields MGEDAESPKINHTFLRDYVTEADVISTVEFNQTGDLLATGDKGGRVVIFQRETESKGESEEGGETGDSGEYNVYSTFQSHEPDFDYLKSLEIEEKINKIRWLPQQNAAHFLLSTNDKTIKLWKVSERDKRPEGYNLKDEEGRIKDISTITSLQVPVLKPTDLMVEVRPRRVFANGHTYHVNSISVNSDGETYLSADDLRINMWHLGITDRSFNIVDIKPANMEDLTEVITAAEFHPHHCHLFVYSSSKGTLRLCDMRASALCDRHTKLFEEPEDPGSRSFFSEIISSVSDVKFSHSGRYLLTRDYLTAKVWDLNMDKGPVETYQVHEYLRSKLCSLYENDCIFDKFECVWNSSDSVIMTGAYNSFFRMFDRETGRGVTLEAWRESSKPRAVLRTRRVYTGGKRRRGDVGVDSLDFTKKILHMAWHPSENIIAIAATNNLYIFQDRVNPETQVQ from the exons ATGGGCGAGGACGCTGAGAGCCCCAAAATCAACCACACCTTCCTGCGAGACTACGTCACTGAAG CTGATGTCATCTCTACGGTGGAGTTTAACCAGACAGGGGACCTGCTGGCCACGGGGGATAAAGGTGGCCGAGTGGTCATCTTCCAGAGAGAGACTGAG TCTAAAGGAGAGtcggaggagggaggggagacgGGTGACTCTGGGGAGTACAATGTCTACAGCACGTTCCAGAGCCACGAGCCGGACTTTGACTACCTGAAGAGTCTGGAGATTGAAGAGAAAATCAACAAGATCAGATGGTTGCCACAGCAGAATGCAGcacatttcctcctctccaccAATG ATAAGACCATTAAACTGTGGAAGGTGAGCGAGAGAGACAAGAGACCAGAGGGATACAACCTGAAAGATGAGGAGGGACGGATCAAGGACATCTCTACCATCACCTCTCTGCAG GTGCCGGTACTGAAACCCACAGATCTGATGGTAGAGGTTCGTCCCAGACGAGTATTCGCCAACGGACATACCTACCATGTTAACTCCATCTCAGTCAACAGTGACGGGGAGACCTACCTGTCTGCAGATGACCTCCGCATCAATATGTGGCACCTGGGCATCACAGACCGCAGCTTCA ATATTGTGGACATCAAGCCAGCCAACATGGAGGATCTGACGGAggtgataacagcagcagagttCCACCCTCACCACTGCCACTTGTTTGTGTACAGCAGCAGCAAGGGCACTCTGCGCCTCTGTGACATGAGAGCCTCCGCACTCTGCGACAGACACACCAAAC TATTTGAGGAACCTGAGGATCCAGGGAGCCGGTCCTTCTTCTCAGAGATTATTTCCTCTGTGTCGGATGTTAAGTTCAGCCACAGTGGACGGTACCTGCTGACCAGAGACTACCTCACCGCCAAGGTGTGGGACCTGAACATGGACAAGGGCCCTGTGGAAACATACCAG GTCCATGAATACCTAAGGAGTAAGCTGTGTTCCCTCTATGAAAATGACTGCATCTTTGACAAGTTTGAGTGTGTTTGGAACAGTTCAGACAG cgTGATCATGACAGGGGCATACAACAGCTTCTTCCGGATGTTTGACAGGGAGACGGGGCGAGGTGTAACCCTGGAGGCTTGGCGAGAAAGCAGCAAGCCTCGGGCCGTGCTGCGGACCCGCCGCGTGTACACCGGCGGCAAGCGTCGCCGTGGAGATGTGGGCGTTGACAGCCTGGACTTTACCAAGAAAATCCTGCACATGGCTTGGCACCCTTCTGAGAATATCATTGCCATAGCAGCCACCAACAACCTGTACATCTTTCAGGATCGAGTCAACCCTGAGACGCAGGTGCAGTGA
- the pde5aa gene encoding cGMP-specific 3',5'-cyclic phosphodiesterase, whose amino-acid sequence MPCLHSEALESMEPDGATPEAASSAAGTEESLLRETVTEPQMVRGMGWFFSPLWSPRSKTRSKRFADGMRSEQVEAWLDDHSDFTRAYFLRRASAVSTSQTESPLPRSSSDHSGLLRKPHHRRVSSPLSSSHLNISSLADRLKPLASNLSAPECNDRFSPDILGCHSPCSPRSARSSRYSFSPCRPLSPVCPGSPDLSRSPHPLLLTATNTEACGHGEYCPWMMELLRGGLSWMGSVTELCQGAVLHAGELLAAECCSLSLVKKDSSRRSTLEEVVALTGLRCLSEGSHAHLDLVKGIMGCVLATGLPMNLRNASEVPRFDIDDDQSSTIRTVLSVPINNHRGEVVGVVVMINKRNVCEGSDSAFTNNDEKVLSYHMDVLGMVLDNVQLHESARQEARRSQALIEMAQVLSQEHRSFEVLLSKMAATIMPFTRAQYCTIFIPSEQTPVTKHKVSFSRVIHLECEELGSTCQIYRRENDISDLDPSHALQTLAAMETLNMSEGSEESVKSLICCPVRNERSENVIAVCQLMNKRSRDSEEMEAFNRYDERLLEDLAVYCGLALQYAQAVQMTEERRASIEVTQEVLAYHITAAEQEIQALQEATIPSVESLKILDFHFSDFGMPEDVTSQAAIRMFLDLNLVQDFNIDYKGLCQWVLTVKRGYRNNVPYHNWNHALCTAQSMFAILMATDQLQTIFSRLEILALMIATLSHDLDHRGVSNSYIERSQQPLAQLYGHSSLENHHYNLCLFILNNTGSQILSGLSAEDYKAVLHMIKRAILATDLTVYMERRKEFHSLSKKSRVNWKSEKQRDLLRSMLMTASDLSAITKPWPEQKRITDLVAMEFFAQGDKEKEEFKIQPIDIMNRENSTRLPNMQVEYISDICYPLYKAVSRLFDTCTPLLNGCKKNRENWMHLAKKAEKEGCENCCCVTVEMHQSNEDEKPSEE is encoded by the exons ATGCCCTGCCTCCACTCCGAAGCGCTAGAGTCCATGGAGCCTGACGGTGCGACACCAGAAGCAGCATCTTCTGCCGCGGGGACAGAGGAGTCCCTCCTCAGGGAAACAGTGACTGAGCCGCAGATGGTGAGAGGCATGGGCTGGTTCTTCTCTCCGCTGTGGAGCCCGCGCTCTAAGACGCGCAGCAAGAGGTTTGCAGACGGTATGAGAAGCGAGCAAGTGGAGGCATGGCTGGACGACCACTCCGACTTTACGAGGGCGTACTTTTTACGCAGAGCTTCCGC GGTCAGCACTTCACAAACAGAGTCTCCACTGCCCAGGAGCAGCTCTGACCACTCTGGCCTGCTCAGGAAGCCTCATCATCGCAGAGTTTCCTCTCCACTGTCCAGCtcacatttaaacatttcatcCTTGGCAGACAGGCTCAAACCCCTCGCCTCCAATCTCAGTGCCCCTGAGTGTAATGATCGCTTCAGTCCAGATATTCTTGGCTGTCACTCCCCTTGCTCTCCACGCTCTGCTCGTTCTTCTCGCTACTCTTTTTCTCCTTGCCGTCCTCTTTCTCCCGTTTGCCCCGGCTCCCCTGACTTATCCCGCTCTCCCCATCCTCTGCTTCTCACTGCCACAAACACTGAAGCCTGTGGCCATGGTGAGTACTGCCCATGGATGATGGAGCTCCTAAGAGGAGGTCTCAGCTGGATGGGTTCTGTGACAGAGCTCTGCCAGGGGGCTGTCCTGCACGCTGGGGAGCTGCTTGCAGCTGAGTGTTGCTCCCTGTCTCTGGTTAAGAAAGACAGCAGTAGAAGGAGCACCCTGGAGGAGGTGGTCGCCCTGACAGGGTTGAGGTGCTTGAGCGAAGGTAGCCATGCACACCTGGACCTGGTGAAGGGTATTATGGGATGTGTACTGGCTACAGGGTTACCAATGAACCTGAGAAATGCATCAGAG GTCCCCAGATTCGACATAGATGACGATCAATCATCCACGATCAGGACTGTTTTGAGTGTTCCCATTAATAACCACAGGGGAGAG GTGGTAGGTGTTGTGGTTATGATCAACAAGAGAAATGTCTGTGAAGGATCAGATTCTGCTTTTACCAACAATGATGAAAAG GTGCTGTCATATCATATGGATGTGTTGGGGATGGTCCTGGATAATGTCCAGCTGCATGAGAGCGCAAGACAGGAGGCCAGACGCAGCCAG gctTTGATAGAGATGGCACAGGTGTTGTCACAGGAGCATCGTTCCTTTGAAGTTCTGCTAAGTAAGATGGCTGCCACCATCATGCCTTTCACACGTGCTCAGTACTGCACCATCTTCATCCCCAGCGAGCAAACCCCAGTTACGAAACACAAG gtgtcGTTCTCCAGAGTGATCCACCTGGAGTGTGAGGAGCTCGGATCAACCTGCCAGATCTACAGAAG GGAGAATGATATCAGTGATTTAGACCCATCACATGCCCTCCAAACTCTGGCTGCTATGGAAACACTCAATATGTCGGAGGGCTCAGAGGAATCAGTGAAGAGTCTGATCTGCTGTCCTGTCAGAAATGAGAGGTCTGAAAATGTTATTG CGGTGTGCCAGCTCATGAACAAGAGGAGCAGAGACTCAGAAGAGATGGAGGCCTTTAACAGATATGATGAGCGCCTATTAGAGGACCTGGCAGTGTACTGCGGCCTGGCTCTTCAGTACGCTCAGGCTGTGCAGATGACTGAGGAGCGGAGGGCCAGTATAGAGGTCACACAGGAG GTTCTTGCCTACCACATCACCGCAGCAGAGCAGGAAATCCAAGCATTGCAG gAGGCCACTATTCCTTCTGTTGAATCACTGAAGATTCTAGACTTCCATTTCTCTGATTTTGGCATGCCAGAAGATGTGACCTCTCAGGCTGCCATCCGTATGTTCCTGGACCTCAATTTGGTGCAGGATTTTAACATTGATTACAAG GGGCTCTGTCAGTGGGTTCTGACCGTGAAACGTGGCTACAGGAACAATGTGCCATATCACAACTGGAACCATGCATTGTGCACTGCTCAAAGCATGTTTGCTATACTCATGGCCACAGACCAACTCCAG ACCATCTTTTCCCGTCTGGAAATCTTAGCACTGATGATTGCCACTCTGAGTCATGATCTTGATCACAGGGGGGTCAGTAACTCGTACATAGAGAG gaGTCAGCAGCCTTTAGCTCAGCTGTATGGACACTCCTCTCTTGAAAACCACCACTACAACCTGTGCCTCTTCATCCTAAACAACACT GGGAGTCAGATTCTCAGCGGCCTGTCTGCAGAGGACTACAAAGCTGTACTACACATGATCAAAAGGGCAATCCTCGCAACTGACCTGACTGTCTACATGGA GAGAAGAAAAGAATTCCATTCTCTCTCCAAGAAAAGCAGAGTGAACTGGAAGAGTGAGAAACAAAGAGATTTACTGAG GTCGATGTTGATGACAGCTAGTGACCTCTCTGCTATCACAAAGCCTTGGCCTGAACAAAAAAGG ATTACAGACCTGGTTGCCATGGAGTTCTTTGCACAGGGGgataaagagaaagaagagtTCAAAATCCAACCCATT GACATAATGAACAGAGAAAACAGCACTCGACTGCCAAACATGCAAGTTGAATACATCAGTGACATCTGCTATCCACTGTACAAG GCTGTATCGAGACTGTTTGACACTTGCACCCCACTGCTGAATGGTTGTAAGAAGAACAGAGAAAACTGGATGCATCTAGCTAAGAAAGCAGAGAAAGAAGGCTGTGAAAATTGTTGTTGTGTAACTGTGGAAATGCACCAAAGCAATGAGGATGAGAAGCCGTCAGAGGAATAA